The Arachis hypogaea cultivar Tifrunner chromosome 14, arahy.Tifrunner.gnm2.J5K5, whole genome shotgun sequence genome has a segment encoding these proteins:
- the LOC112744268 gene encoding uncharacterized protein isoform X1: MTLTAALSCSLAATSTSFSAAGARIHRHRRRHPNNNIINTKRILSSKFLHGSTSTTCMPFSFFPQHHSFFFRGGNCVAVSNDADRSSEVSSDSKMETLNTEADKIVDGMDFGELCNEFECISSPLVESTARQLARDILELREGNRALATFAVSVKYKDPVRSFTGREKYNRPLWATGALDKPSVSVQEMVMLSTSILRIKWTIRGKPKSLIGGVGGDLILRITSKFTLNQISGQVIQHEEFWDLSASSAGAQAFFWTSRALFATAESVKDLADGAKDLSSKFSTKKENLESYPDPSGDPTKFFQRDDGFQQDAYQIALLLAVIYFVVQFLRTTL; encoded by the exons ATGACTCTAACTGCCGCTCTTTCTTGCTCTCTCGCCGCTACTTCCACATCTTTTTCCGCTGCCGGAGCACGAATCCACCGCCACCGCCGCCGCCACccgaataataatattattaacacGAAACGCATTTTGTCCTCCAAGTTTTTGCATGGCTCTACCTCAACCACGTGCATGCCTTTCTCCTTCTTCCCCCAACACCACTCTTTCTTCTTCCGAG GTGGTAACTGTGTTGCAGTTTCCAATGATGCTGATAGGAGTAGTGAAGTCTCTTCTGATAGCAAAATGGAAACACTAAATACAGAAGCTGATAAGATTGTTGATGGCATGGACTTTGGTGAACTCTGCAATGAGTTTGAGTGCATCAGCAGTCCCTTGGTTGAGTCCACAGCGAGACAGCTGGCGCGCGACATACTCGAGCTGCGCGAGGGAAATCGAGCACTTGCCACCTTTGCTGTCTCTGTCAAATACAAG GATCCTGTGAGGAGTTTTACCGGTCGCGAAAAGTACAATAGACCGTTATGGGCAACCGGCGCGTTAGACAAACCATCAGTG AGTGTGCAGGAAATGGTAATGCTATCAACCAGTATTTTAAGAATCAAGTGGACAATAAGAGGCAAGCCTAAATCTTTGATTGGTGGAGTAGGAGGTGATCTTATTCTTAGGATCACTTCCAAATTCACTCTTAACCAAATCAGTGGTCAAGTCATTCAGCATGAGGAATTCTGGGATTTATCAGCTTCATCCGCGGGTGCTCAAGCATTTTTCTGGACGTCACGTGCTCTGTTTGCGACCGCAGAATCTGTCAAAGACTTGGCCGATGGCGCCAAGGATCTGAGCAGTAAATTCTCAACCAAGAAAGAGAACTTGGAGAGTTATCCAGATCCCTCTGGTGATCCAACCAAG TTCTTCCAGAGGGATGACGGCTTTCAACAAGACGCATACCAGATCGCGCTACTTCTGGCGGTTATTTATTTTGTAGTACAGTTTCTAAGAACAACTCTGTAA
- the LOC112744268 gene encoding uncharacterized protein isoform X2, producing MTLTAALSCSLAATSTSFSAAGARIHRHRRRHPNNNIINTKRILSSKFLHGSTSTTCMPFSFFPQHHSFFFRVSNDADRSSEVSSDSKMETLNTEADKIVDGMDFGELCNEFECISSPLVESTARQLARDILELREGNRALATFAVSVKYKDPVRSFTGREKYNRPLWATGALDKPSVSVQEMVMLSTSILRIKWTIRGKPKSLIGGVGGDLILRITSKFTLNQISGQVIQHEEFWDLSASSAGAQAFFWTSRALFATAESVKDLADGAKDLSSKFSTKKENLESYPDPSGDPTKFFQRDDGFQQDAYQIALLLAVIYFVVQFLRTTL from the exons ATGACTCTAACTGCCGCTCTTTCTTGCTCTCTCGCCGCTACTTCCACATCTTTTTCCGCTGCCGGAGCACGAATCCACCGCCACCGCCGCCGCCACccgaataataatattattaacacGAAACGCATTTTGTCCTCCAAGTTTTTGCATGGCTCTACCTCAACCACGTGCATGCCTTTCTCCTTCTTCCCCCAACACCACTCTTTCTTCTTCCGAG TTTCCAATGATGCTGATAGGAGTAGTGAAGTCTCTTCTGATAGCAAAATGGAAACACTAAATACAGAAGCTGATAAGATTGTTGATGGCATGGACTTTGGTGAACTCTGCAATGAGTTTGAGTGCATCAGCAGTCCCTTGGTTGAGTCCACAGCGAGACAGCTGGCGCGCGACATACTCGAGCTGCGCGAGGGAAATCGAGCACTTGCCACCTTTGCTGTCTCTGTCAAATACAAG GATCCTGTGAGGAGTTTTACCGGTCGCGAAAAGTACAATAGACCGTTATGGGCAACCGGCGCGTTAGACAAACCATCAGTG AGTGTGCAGGAAATGGTAATGCTATCAACCAGTATTTTAAGAATCAAGTGGACAATAAGAGGCAAGCCTAAATCTTTGATTGGTGGAGTAGGAGGTGATCTTATTCTTAGGATCACTTCCAAATTCACTCTTAACCAAATCAGTGGTCAAGTCATTCAGCATGAGGAATTCTGGGATTTATCAGCTTCATCCGCGGGTGCTCAAGCATTTTTCTGGACGTCACGTGCTCTGTTTGCGACCGCAGAATCTGTCAAAGACTTGGCCGATGGCGCCAAGGATCTGAGCAGTAAATTCTCAACCAAGAAAGAGAACTTGGAGAGTTATCCAGATCCCTCTGGTGATCCAACCAAG TTCTTCCAGAGGGATGACGGCTTTCAACAAGACGCATACCAGATCGCGCTACTTCTGGCGGTTATTTATTTTGTAGTACAGTTTCTAAGAACAACTCTGTAA
- the LOC112744267 gene encoding aspartic proteinase 36 codes for MDIKGLIFVGMVLWEACCMANAKFVFPVERKFKGPVTSLSAIKNHDSLRHGRLLSAVDINLGGTGLPNSVGLYYTKIKLGTPGTDYWVQVDTGSDLLWVTCSGCSSCATRSSIKGVELNLYDPAASNTSSIVMCDDEFCNATTLPGRAPACQVSKFCPYNIQYGDGGTTAGMYVKDLLTYNLVDADLNTSFANSSVYFGCGVNQAGTLDSNGDGSLSGIMGFGQASTSVLSQLAAAGKAKKIVSHCLDTVSGGGIFAIGEVVEPKINMTNLRTGMVHYNIILKDLEVGEESLSLPLDIFGSGNGRGTVIDSGTTLAYLPSAAYEQLMKKILDKQPDLKLVTIEQQFTCFSYEGNVDDGFPIVKFHFDGISLPVYPRDYLFPFKDDMRCIGWQRSAPSKSSKDTFLLGDLVLSNKLVVYDAENMLIGWTDYNCSSSIKVKDETTGAVYTVGAHNISSASSILIGRILAFSLMILALLNNF; via the exons ATGGATATAAAAGGATTGATTTTTGTGGGAATGGTGTTATGGGAAGCGTGTTGCATGGCCAATGCAAAGTTTGTGTTTCCCGTTGAACGAAAATTCAAAGGCCCTGTTACCAGTTTGAGTGCAATCAAGAATCATGATTCTCTTCGCCATGGTAGACTCTTATCTGCTGTTGATATCAACCTTGGTGGCACTGGCCTCCCTAATTCTGTCGG GCTTTATTACACGAAAATCAAGCTCGGCACTCCTGGTACTGATTACTGGGTGCAAGTTGATACTGGAAGTGACCTTCTATGGGTGACTTGTTCTGGCTGCTCATCATGTGCTACAAGAAGTTCTATTAAGGGT GTGGAGTTAAACCTCTACGACCCAGCTGCCTCCAACACCTCATCTATTGTTATGTGTGACGACGAATTTTGCAATGCCACAACGCTACCTGGTCGAGCTCCAGCTTGCCAGGTAAGCAAGTTCTGCCCATACAACATACAATATGGCGATGGAGGTACGACTGCTGGGATGTATGTAAAGGATCTATTGACATATAACCTTGTTGATGCTGACCTCAATACATCATTCGCGAATAGCAGTGTGTATTTCGG GTGTGGTGTAAACCAAGCCGGAACATTGGATTCGAATGGCGATGGAAGCCTTAGTGGAATCATGGGCTTTGGACAGGCAAGTACTTCTGTGCTTTCACAGCTTGCTGCAGCTGGAAAGGCGAAAAAAATAGTTTCGCACTGTCTTGACACTGTTAGCGGAGGTGGAATATTTGCCATAGGAGAAGTGGTGGAGCCAAAAATTAATATGACTAACTTGCGAACAGGGAT GGTACACTACAATATAATTTTGAAAGACTTGGAGGTTGGTGAAGAATCTCTATCTCTTCCTTTAGACATATTTGGTTCTGGAAATGGGAGGGGAACAGTCATAGATAGTGGTACAACATTGGCTTATCTTCCATCCGCCGCCTATGAGCAGCTAATGAAAAAG ATTTTGGATAAGCAGCCTGATCTGAAGTTAGTTACTATTGAGCAACAATTTACTTGTTTCAGTTATGAGGGCAA TGTTGATGATGGATTTCCTATTGTCAAGTTCCATTTTGATGGAATTTCGCTGCCAGTTTATCCTCGCGATTACCTCTTCCCTTTTAAA GATGATATGCGGTGTATTGGCTGGCAGAGGAGTGCTCCAAGCAAGAGTTCAAAGGACACATTTCTTCTAGGAG ATTTGGTGCTGTCAAACAAGTTAGTTGTATATGATGCTGAAAACATGCTCATTGGATGGACTGATTATAACT GCTCTAGCAGCATTAAAGTGAAGGATGAAACAACTGGAGCTGTATATACAGTTGGTGCACACAATATTAGTTCAGCTTCCTCCATTTTAATTGGAAGAATCTTGGCATTCTCCTTAATGATTCTTGCCTTGCTCAACAATTTTTAA
- the LOC112744269 gene encoding thioredoxin F-type, chloroplastic translates to MALNLCASSPKCKWVSSNPSMMLDSSPKSSSFSSCSNKIKMASTHTLTTSKSNMRRSVRSTRLLSVRCSLETAGPTVTVGQVTEVNKDTFWPIVNAAADKTVVLDMYTQWCGPCKVMAPRFQELSEKYLDVVFLKLDCNQENKPLAKELGIRVVPTFKILKDNKVVKEVTGAKFDDLVAAIEAVRSS, encoded by the exons ATGGCTCTGAATCTATGTGCTTCTTCTCCGAAGTGCAAATGGGTTTCAAGCAACCCATCAATGATGCTAGATTCTTCACCAAAGTCTTCATCTTTCTCTTCTTGTTCCAACAAAATAAAGATGGCATCTACCCACACCTTAACTACATCAAAATCAAACATGAGAAGGAGTGTGAGGAGTACAAGGTTGTTGAGTGTGAGATGCAGCTTGGAAACTGCGGGTCCCACTGTGACCGTAGGGCAGGTGACCGAGGTCAACAAGGATACCTTCTGGCCTATTGTTAATGCTGCTGCTGATAAAACTGTGGTTCTTGACATGTACACCCAATG GTGTGGTCCTTGCAAAGTGATGGCACCAAGGTTCCAAGAGTTATCTGAAAAGTATCTTGATGTTGTGTTTCTAAAGCTTGATTGCAACCAAGAGAACAAG CCATTGGCAAAAGAGCTTGGAATTAGAGTGGTTCCAACTTTTAAAATTCTGAAGGACAACAAAGTTGTAAAAGAAGTGACTGGTGCTAAATTCGATGATTTGGTTGCTGCCATAGAGGCTGTTAGATCCAGCTAA
- the LOC140178750 gene encoding uncharacterized protein: protein MSQNNQKKIDVTQSPSSPYYIHPSETPFTVLVSPPLTGDNYHQWSRAFSIALISKNKIGFLDGTIPTLATDDPLFPSWRRCNTLVSSWIFNSLSAPIAQSVIYFDYAEAIWKDLRNRFSQGDLLCVAELQEQIYGLKQGSLSITQYHTALRALWEEHDTYRPVKPCICPARSYHDQNFIIRFLKGLDDRFIVIRSQILLIDPLPPESKVFNMVIQHERQLQEGGSVLDEPISLTNVVITPQRRLNPGRGRGRITNGGRSGAEKVCVYCGRTGHTVDECYGKHGYPPGHPRYPGRPRFNDRSNSTASYTNVAAVNPNSSYQQQLSRTGSSKEETYPTSGPSLSQAQYQSLLALLHNVHGQQFADKPTPQSQHGPSEAKSGITVTHINTAYCSFHFSSHLSPNTPSISSHNSGKWILDSGATDHICSSLSYFQMHHKIKPIHVYLPNNSIITAHYCGSINFSPHLTLHNVLYIPGCEILEDDWFG, encoded by the exons ATGTCTCAgaacaaccaaaaaaaaattgatgttaCCCAATCACCATCCAGTCCATACTATATTCACCCAAGTGAAACACCCTTTACTGTCCTCGTCTCTCCGCCACTCACCGGCGACAACTACCATCAATGGTCTCGTGCTTTCTCCATTGCACTTATCTCAAAGAACAAGATAGGTTTCCTGGATGGAACCATCCCAACTCTAGCCACCGATGACCCGCTCTTCCCTTCCTGGCGTAGATGCAACACATTGGTCTCCTCCTGGATTTTCAATTCCCTCTCAGCGCCCATTGCTCAGAGCGTCATTTATTTCGACTATGCAGAAGCAATTTGGAAAGATCTTCGCAACAGATTCTCACAAGGAGACTTGCTCTGTGTTGCTGAGCTACAAGAACAGATTTATGGCCTCAAGCAAGGATCTCTCTCCATCACTCAATACCACACCGCCCTCCGAGCACTATGGGAAGAGCACGACACGTACCGCCCCGTCAAACCCTGCATATGCCCGGCACGGTCTTACCACGACCAAAACTTCATCATTCGGTTCCTCAAAGGCCTAGACGACCGCTTCATTGTCATCCGATCCCAAATCTTGCTCATTGATCCCCTTCCACCGGAAAGCAAAGTCTTCAACATGGTGATTCAACACGAGCGCCAACTCCAAGAAGGTGGTAGTGTTCTCGACGAGCCCATCTCCCTCACCAACGTTGTCATCACGCCACAACGGCGCCTAAATCCTGGGCGCGGCCGCGGACGCATCACCAATGGTGGACGCAGTGGAGCCGAAAAAGTATGCGTCTACTGTGGGCGAACCGGCCACACCGTCGACGAGTGCTACGGCAAGCACGGCTATCCACCTGGCCACCCACGCTACCCCGGCCGTCCTCGGTTCAATGATCGCAGCAACTCCACCGCCTCCTACACCAATGTCGCTGCCGTCAACCCTAATTCCTCATATCAACAACAACTCAGCAGAACCGGATCAAGCAAAGAAGAGACCTACCCAACTTCTGGGCCTAGTTTGTCACAAGCCCAATATCAATCTCTCTTAGCTCTTCTGCACAATGTTCATGGGCAGCAATTTGCAGACAAACCCACACCACAAAGTCAACATGGGCCATCTGAGGCCAAGTCTGGTATCACTGTTACACATATAAACACTGCATATTGTTCTTTTCATTTCTCATCCCATTTATCACCTAACACACCTTCTATAAGCTCACACAACAGTGGCAAATGGATACTAGATTCAGGAGCCACTGACCACATCTGTTCTTCATTATCATATTTTCAAATGCACCACAAGATCAAACCGATACATGTTTACCTTCCAAATAATTCCATTATCACTGCACACTATTGTGGGTCAATAAATTTTTCACCACACCTAACTTTGCACAACGTTTTATATATTCCTG GATGCGAAATCCTTGAAGATGATTGGTTCGGCTGA